A window of Ciconia boyciana chromosome 27, ASM3463844v1, whole genome shotgun sequence contains these coding sequences:
- the ITGA7 gene encoding integrin alpha-7 isoform X1: MAGARRLWLPWLCLRLLASSAFNLDATSTLLKDGDKGSLFGFAVALHRQLSPEPAGWLLVGAPQAPALPSQGANRTGGLFACPLTPELSDCWRVPIDEGVDLQRESKENQWLGVSVKSQGAGGKIVTCAHLYEARHRVRQPLETRDVIGRCFVLSQDLRVRDELDGGEWKFCEGRPQGHDRFGSCQQGLAAAFSPDHHYILFGAPGTYNWKGNLRVELLNQSSLDLLRYDDGPYEAGGEKDQDPSLIPVPANSYFGFSVDSGAGLTRRRELSFVTGAPRANHTGAVVILRRDSANRLVPEAVLPGQQLTSAFGYAVAVLDLNSDGWMDLVVGAPHFFERKEEIGGAAYVYINPAGRWDSATPLRLNGTRGSMFGIALSAAGDLNQDGFEDLAVGAPFDGAGKVYIYHGSNLGIVAKPAQVLDGEGVGVTAFGYSLSGGLDVDGNLYPDLLVGSLSDTVVLYRARPVVHVSRNVSLLPPNIDLEQSNCQHQEGVCVDVRACFSYTASPASYSPRLVLEYVFDADTDRRRLGQAPRVSFLGRRPSDPEHQFSDTVELPRQHARACVKATFQLQDSIRDKLRPIAVTLAYGIQGAGATRQSRGAARQSRGATLPPLSPVLSPQQPSSHRTEVHFLKQGCGDDKICQSNLQLRFQFCTRLGDADFLPLPRGADGTAVFAMSDQKDVALEIHVTNLPSDPAEPQRDGDDAHEALLTATFPPELPYSALRPYDGRAPSDKPVLCLANQNGSQVACELGNPLKRGAQVRFFLILSTLGITIQTTDLAVELALSTISEQPGLEPVVARARVVIELPLSVTGVAVPPRLFFGGVVRGESAMRRESQVGSAVRFEVTVSNRGQSLKTLGSAFLTLLWPHEISTGKWLLYPLHLELAAPSGQRVACSPPANPLRLALEPPGEADPAEAPTPGSWWVPAPGERRRNVTLDCAQGTARCLAFRCPLHSFERAAVLRARGRLWNGTFLEEYLAVTSVELIVRASVSVTSSIKNLVLKDASTQIPVSIYLDPEAAVAGGVPWWVILLAVLAGVLVLALLVFILWKLGFFRRVRYAPPAVPQYHAVKIPREERQQFREEKTGTIQRKEWAANLSEASDGHVTPSSA, translated from the exons atGGCGGGGGCTCGGCGGCTGtggctgccctggctctgcctgcgGCTGCTGGCGAGCTCAGCCTTCAACCTGGATGCCACCAGCACCCTGCTGAAGGACGGCGACAAGGGCAGCCTCTTCGGCTTCGCCGTGGCTCTGCaccggcagctcagccccgaGCCGGCCGGCTG GTTGCTGGTGGGGGCTCCCCAGGCGCCGGCGCTGCCCAGCCAAGGTGCCAACCGGACCGGGGGGCTCTTCGCCTGCCCGCTGACCCCCGAGCTCTCCGACTGCTGGCGGGTGCCCATCGACGAGGGAG TGGACCTGCAGCGGGAGAGCAAGGAGAACCAGTGGCTGGGGGTGAGCGTGAAGAGCCAAGGTGCCGGCGGCAAGATTGTG ACCTGCGCCCACCTGTACGAGGCACGGCACCGGGTGCGGCAGCCCCTGGAGACGCGGGACGTGATCGGGCGCTGCTTCGTGCTGAGCCAGGACCTGCGGGTGCGGGACGAGCTGGACGGGGGCGAGTGGAAGTTCTGCGAGGGGCGGCCGCAGGGCCACGACCGCTTCGGCTCCTGCCAGCAGGGCCTGGCCGCTGCCTTCAGCCCCGACCACCATTACATCCTCTTCGGGGCCCCCGGCACCTACAACTGGAAGG GGAACCTGCGCGTGGAGCTGCTTAACCAGagctccctcgacctgctgcGCTATGACGACGGGCCCTACGAAGCCGGGGGCGAGAAGGACCAGGACCCCTCGCTCATCCCCGTGCCCGCCAACAGCTACTTCG GCTTCTCGGTGGACTCGGGCGCGGGGCTGACGCGGAGGCGGGAGCTGAGCTTCGTCACCGGAGCCCCCCGCGCCAACCACACCGGGGCCGTGGTCATCCTGCGCCGCGACAGTGCCAACCGCTTGGTGCCCGAGGCCGTGCTGCCCGGCCAGCAGCTCACCTCCGCCTTTGGCTACGCCGTCGCCGTGCTCGACCTCAACAGCGACGG CTGGATGGACCTGGTGGTGGGGGCCCCCCACTTTTTTGAGCGCAAGGAGGAGATCGGGGGGGCTGCCTACGTCTACATCAACCCAGCGGGGCGCTGGGACTCCGCCACCCCCCTCCGCCTCAACGGCACCCGCGGCTCCATGTTCGGCATCGCCCTCAGTGCCGCCGGGGACCTCAACCAGGACGGCTTCGAGG ACCTGGCCGTGGGAGCCCCCTTCGATGGCGCTGGCAAAGTCTACATCTACCACGGCAGCAACCTGGGCATCGTGGCAAAGCCGGCACAG GTCCTGGACGGGGAGGGCGTGGGGGTGACGGCCTTCGGGTACTCACTCTCGGGGGGGCTGGACGTGGATGGGAACCTCTACCCCGATCTGCTCGTCGGCTCCCTGTCCGACACCGTCGTGCTGTACAG GGCCCGGCCGGTCGTCCACGTCTCCAGGAAcgtctccctgctcccccccaaCATCGACCTGGAGCAGAGCAATTGCCAGCACCAGGAGGGCGTCTG CGTGGATGTCCGAGCCTGCTTCAGCTACACGGCCAGTCCCGCCAGCTACAGCCCCCGCCTCG TGCTGGAGTACGTGTTCGATGCCGACACGGACCGCCGGCGGCTGGGCCAGGCCCCCCGCGTCTCCTTCCTCGGCCGCCGTCCATCAGACCCCGAGCACCAGTTCTCCGACACGGTGGAGCTGCCCCGGCAGCACGCCCGTGCCTGCGTCAAAGCCACCTTCCAGCTCCAG GACAGCATCCGTGACAAGCTGCGCCCCATCGCTGTCACCCTCGCCTACGGCATCCAGGGAGCCGGGGCCAcgcggcagagccggggggctgcgcggcagagccggggggcCACCCTGCCGCCCCTGTCACCCGTgctcagcccccagcagcccagcagccacCGCACCGAG gtGCATTTCCTGAAGCAGGGCTGCGGGGACGACAAGATCTGCCAGAGCAACCTCCAGCTCCGCTTCCAGTTCTGCACCCGCCTGGGGGACGCCGAtttcctgcccctgcccag gggcGCGGACGGCACCGCTGTCTTCGCCATGAGCGACCAGAAGGACGTGGCCTTGGAGATCCACGTCACCAACCTGCCCTCGGACCCGGCGGAGCCGCAGCGGGACGGGGACGATGCCCACGAGGCCCTGCTCACCGCCACCTTCCCCCCCGAGCTGCCCTACTCCGCCCTGCGTCCCTACGACGGCCGGGCACCCTCG GACAAGCCGGTGCTGTGCCTCGCCAACCAGAACGGCTCGCAGGTGGCGTGCGAGCTGGGGAACCCCCTGAAACGCGGAGCCCAG gtGCGGTTCTTCCTCATCCTCAGCACCCTGGGCATCACCATCCAGACCACGGACCTGGCGGTGGAGCTGGCCCTGTCCAC GATCAGCGAGCAGCCGGGGCTGGAGCCGGTGGTGGCTCGCGCCCGCGTGGTCATCGAGCTGCCGCTCTCCGTGACGGG CGTGGCCGTGCCGCCCCGGCTCTTCTTCGGCGGGGTGGTGCGGGGGGAGAGCGCCATGCGGCGGGAGAGCCAGGTGGGCAGCGCCGTGCGCTTCGAGGTCACG GTCTCCAACCGGGGCCAGTCGCTGAAGACGCTGGGCTCGGCCTTCCTCACCCTCCTCTGGCCCCACGAGATCAGCACCGGGAAATGGCTGCTCTACCCCCTGCACCTGGAGCTGGCGGCTCCCTCGGGGCAGCGGGTGGCCTGTAGCCCCCCGGCCAACCCGCTGCGCCTGGCCCTG GAGCCGCCGGGGGAGGCTGACCCCGCCGAGGCACCCACCCCGGGGTCCTGGTGGGTGCCGGCGCCcggagagaggaggaggaacgTCACGCTg GACTGCGCCCAGGGCACCGCGCGCTGCCTGGCCTTCCGCTGCCCGCTGCACAGCTTCGAGCGCGCCGCCGTGCTGAGAGCCCGCGGGCGCCTCTGGAACGGGACCTTCCTGGAG GAGTACCTGGCCGTCACCTCGGTGGAGCTGATCGTGCGCGCCAGCGTCTCGGTGACCTCCTCCATCAAGAACCTGGTGCTGAAGGACGCCTCCACGCAG ATCCCCGTCTCCATCTACCTGGACCCCGAGGCGGCGGTGGCCGGCGGCGTGCCCTGGTGGGTCATCCTGCTGGCCGTGCTGGCCGGCGTCCTCGTCCTGGCCCTGCTCGTCTTCATCCTCTGGAAG CTGGGCTTCTTCCGCCGCGTGCGGTACGCGCCGCCGGCCGTGCCGCAGTACCACGCCGTGAAGATCCCGCGGGAGGAGCGGCAGCAGTTCCGCGAGGAGAAGACGGGCACGATCCAGAGGAAGGAGTGGGCCGCCAACTTGAGCGAGGCCAGCGACGGCCACGTCACTCCCAGCTCGGCGTAG
- the ITGA7 gene encoding integrin alpha-7 isoform X3 — MAGARRLWLPWLCLRLLASSAFNLDATSTLLKDGDKGSLFGFAVALHRQLSPEPAGWLLVGAPQAPALPSQGANRTGGLFACPLTPELSDCWRVPIDEGVDLQRESKENQWLGVSVKSQGAGGKIVTCAHLYEARHRVRQPLETRDVIGRCFVLSQDLRVRDELDGGEWKFCEGRPQGHDRFGSCQQGLAAAFSPDHHYILFGAPGTYNWKGNLRVELLNQSSLDLLRYDDGPYEAGGEKDQDPSLIPVPANSYFGFSVDSGAGLTRRRELSFVTGAPRANHTGAVVILRRDSANRLVPEAVLPGQQLTSAFGYAVAVLDLNSDGWMDLVVGAPHFFERKEEIGGAAYVYINPAGRWDSATPLRLNGTRGSMFGIALSAAGDLNQDGFEDLAVGAPFDGAGKVYIYHGSNLGIVAKPAQVLDGEGVGVTAFGYSLSGGLDVDGNLYPDLLVGSLSDTVVLYRARPVVHVSRNVSLLPPNIDLEQSNCQHQEGVCVDVRACFSYTASPASYSPRLVLEYVFDADTDRRRLGQAPRVSFLGRRPSDPEHQFSDTVELPRQHARACVKATFQLQDSIRDKLRPIAVTLAYGIQGAGATRQSRGAARQSRGATLPPLSPVLSPQQPSSHRTEVHFLKQGCGDDKICQSNLQLRFQFCTRLGDADFLPLPRGADGTAVFAMSDQKDVALEIHVTNLPSDPAEPQRDGDDAHEALLTATFPPELPYSALRPYDGRAPSDKPVLCLANQNGSQVACELGNPLKRGAQVRFFLILSTLGITIQTTDLAVELALSTISEQPGLEPVVARARVVIELPLSVTGVAVPPRLFFGGVVRGESAMRRESQVGSAVRFEVTVSNRGQSLKTLGSAFLTLLWPHEISTGKWLLYPLHLELAAPSGQRVACSPPANPLRLALEPPGEADPAEAPTPGSWWVPAPGERRRNVTLDCAQGTARCLAFRCPLHSFERAAVLRARGRLWNGTFLEIPVSIYLDPEAAVAGGVPWWVILLAVLAGVLVLALLVFILWKLGFFRRVRYAPPAVPQYHAVKIPREERQQFREEKTGTIQRKEWAANLSEASDGHVTPSSA, encoded by the exons atGGCGGGGGCTCGGCGGCTGtggctgccctggctctgcctgcgGCTGCTGGCGAGCTCAGCCTTCAACCTGGATGCCACCAGCACCCTGCTGAAGGACGGCGACAAGGGCAGCCTCTTCGGCTTCGCCGTGGCTCTGCaccggcagctcagccccgaGCCGGCCGGCTG GTTGCTGGTGGGGGCTCCCCAGGCGCCGGCGCTGCCCAGCCAAGGTGCCAACCGGACCGGGGGGCTCTTCGCCTGCCCGCTGACCCCCGAGCTCTCCGACTGCTGGCGGGTGCCCATCGACGAGGGAG TGGACCTGCAGCGGGAGAGCAAGGAGAACCAGTGGCTGGGGGTGAGCGTGAAGAGCCAAGGTGCCGGCGGCAAGATTGTG ACCTGCGCCCACCTGTACGAGGCACGGCACCGGGTGCGGCAGCCCCTGGAGACGCGGGACGTGATCGGGCGCTGCTTCGTGCTGAGCCAGGACCTGCGGGTGCGGGACGAGCTGGACGGGGGCGAGTGGAAGTTCTGCGAGGGGCGGCCGCAGGGCCACGACCGCTTCGGCTCCTGCCAGCAGGGCCTGGCCGCTGCCTTCAGCCCCGACCACCATTACATCCTCTTCGGGGCCCCCGGCACCTACAACTGGAAGG GGAACCTGCGCGTGGAGCTGCTTAACCAGagctccctcgacctgctgcGCTATGACGACGGGCCCTACGAAGCCGGGGGCGAGAAGGACCAGGACCCCTCGCTCATCCCCGTGCCCGCCAACAGCTACTTCG GCTTCTCGGTGGACTCGGGCGCGGGGCTGACGCGGAGGCGGGAGCTGAGCTTCGTCACCGGAGCCCCCCGCGCCAACCACACCGGGGCCGTGGTCATCCTGCGCCGCGACAGTGCCAACCGCTTGGTGCCCGAGGCCGTGCTGCCCGGCCAGCAGCTCACCTCCGCCTTTGGCTACGCCGTCGCCGTGCTCGACCTCAACAGCGACGG CTGGATGGACCTGGTGGTGGGGGCCCCCCACTTTTTTGAGCGCAAGGAGGAGATCGGGGGGGCTGCCTACGTCTACATCAACCCAGCGGGGCGCTGGGACTCCGCCACCCCCCTCCGCCTCAACGGCACCCGCGGCTCCATGTTCGGCATCGCCCTCAGTGCCGCCGGGGACCTCAACCAGGACGGCTTCGAGG ACCTGGCCGTGGGAGCCCCCTTCGATGGCGCTGGCAAAGTCTACATCTACCACGGCAGCAACCTGGGCATCGTGGCAAAGCCGGCACAG GTCCTGGACGGGGAGGGCGTGGGGGTGACGGCCTTCGGGTACTCACTCTCGGGGGGGCTGGACGTGGATGGGAACCTCTACCCCGATCTGCTCGTCGGCTCCCTGTCCGACACCGTCGTGCTGTACAG GGCCCGGCCGGTCGTCCACGTCTCCAGGAAcgtctccctgctcccccccaaCATCGACCTGGAGCAGAGCAATTGCCAGCACCAGGAGGGCGTCTG CGTGGATGTCCGAGCCTGCTTCAGCTACACGGCCAGTCCCGCCAGCTACAGCCCCCGCCTCG TGCTGGAGTACGTGTTCGATGCCGACACGGACCGCCGGCGGCTGGGCCAGGCCCCCCGCGTCTCCTTCCTCGGCCGCCGTCCATCAGACCCCGAGCACCAGTTCTCCGACACGGTGGAGCTGCCCCGGCAGCACGCCCGTGCCTGCGTCAAAGCCACCTTCCAGCTCCAG GACAGCATCCGTGACAAGCTGCGCCCCATCGCTGTCACCCTCGCCTACGGCATCCAGGGAGCCGGGGCCAcgcggcagagccggggggctgcgcggcagagccggggggcCACCCTGCCGCCCCTGTCACCCGTgctcagcccccagcagcccagcagccacCGCACCGAG gtGCATTTCCTGAAGCAGGGCTGCGGGGACGACAAGATCTGCCAGAGCAACCTCCAGCTCCGCTTCCAGTTCTGCACCCGCCTGGGGGACGCCGAtttcctgcccctgcccag gggcGCGGACGGCACCGCTGTCTTCGCCATGAGCGACCAGAAGGACGTGGCCTTGGAGATCCACGTCACCAACCTGCCCTCGGACCCGGCGGAGCCGCAGCGGGACGGGGACGATGCCCACGAGGCCCTGCTCACCGCCACCTTCCCCCCCGAGCTGCCCTACTCCGCCCTGCGTCCCTACGACGGCCGGGCACCCTCG GACAAGCCGGTGCTGTGCCTCGCCAACCAGAACGGCTCGCAGGTGGCGTGCGAGCTGGGGAACCCCCTGAAACGCGGAGCCCAG gtGCGGTTCTTCCTCATCCTCAGCACCCTGGGCATCACCATCCAGACCACGGACCTGGCGGTGGAGCTGGCCCTGTCCAC GATCAGCGAGCAGCCGGGGCTGGAGCCGGTGGTGGCTCGCGCCCGCGTGGTCATCGAGCTGCCGCTCTCCGTGACGGG CGTGGCCGTGCCGCCCCGGCTCTTCTTCGGCGGGGTGGTGCGGGGGGAGAGCGCCATGCGGCGGGAGAGCCAGGTGGGCAGCGCCGTGCGCTTCGAGGTCACG GTCTCCAACCGGGGCCAGTCGCTGAAGACGCTGGGCTCGGCCTTCCTCACCCTCCTCTGGCCCCACGAGATCAGCACCGGGAAATGGCTGCTCTACCCCCTGCACCTGGAGCTGGCGGCTCCCTCGGGGCAGCGGGTGGCCTGTAGCCCCCCGGCCAACCCGCTGCGCCTGGCCCTG GAGCCGCCGGGGGAGGCTGACCCCGCCGAGGCACCCACCCCGGGGTCCTGGTGGGTGCCGGCGCCcggagagaggaggaggaacgTCACGCTg GACTGCGCCCAGGGCACCGCGCGCTGCCTGGCCTTCCGCTGCCCGCTGCACAGCTTCGAGCGCGCCGCCGTGCTGAGAGCCCGCGGGCGCCTCTGGAACGGGACCTTCCTGGAG ATCCCCGTCTCCATCTACCTGGACCCCGAGGCGGCGGTGGCCGGCGGCGTGCCCTGGTGGGTCATCCTGCTGGCCGTGCTGGCCGGCGTCCTCGTCCTGGCCCTGCTCGTCTTCATCCTCTGGAAG CTGGGCTTCTTCCGCCGCGTGCGGTACGCGCCGCCGGCCGTGCCGCAGTACCACGCCGTGAAGATCCCGCGGGAGGAGCGGCAGCAGTTCCGCGAGGAGAAGACGGGCACGATCCAGAGGAAGGAGTGGGCCGCCAACTTGAGCGAGGCCAGCGACGGCCACGTCACTCCCAGCTCGGCGTAG
- the ITGA7 gene encoding integrin alpha-7 isoform X2, with the protein MAGARRLWLPWLCLRLLASSAFNLDATSTLLKDGDKGSLFGFAVALHRQLSPEPAGWLLVGAPQAPALPSQGANRTGGLFACPLTPELSDCWRVPIDEGVDLQRESKENQWLGVSVKSQGAGGKIVTCAHLYEARHRVRQPLETRDVIGRCFVLSQDLRVRDELDGGEWKFCEGRPQGHDRFGSCQQGLAAAFSPDHHYILFGAPGTYNWKGNLRVELLNQSSLDLLRYDDGPYEAGGEKDQDPSLIPVPANSYFGFSVDSGAGLTRRRELSFVTGAPRANHTGAVVILRRDSANRLVPEAVLPGQQLTSAFGYAVAVLDLNSDGWMDLVVGAPHFFERKEEIGGAAYVYINPAGRWDSATPLRLNGTRGSMFGIALSAAGDLNQDGFEDLAVGAPFDGAGKVYIYHGSNLGIVAKPAQVLDGEGVGVTAFGYSLSGGLDVDGNLYPDLLVGSLSDTVVLYRARPVVHVSRNVSLLPPNIDLEQSNCQHQEGVCVDVRACFSYTASPASYSPRLVLEYVFDADTDRRRLGQAPRVSFLGRRPSDPEHQFSDTVELPRQHARACVKATFQLQDSIRDKLRPIAVTLAYGIQGAGATRQSRGAARQSRGATLPPLSPVLSPQQPSSHRTEVHFLKQGCGDDKICQSNLQLRFQFCTRLGDADFLPLPRGADGTAVFAMSDQKDVALEIHVTNLPSDPAEPQRDGDDAHEALLTATFPPELPYSALRPYDGRAPSDKPVLCLANQNGSQVACELGNPLKRGAQVRFFLILSTLGITIQTTDLAVELALSTISEQPGLEPVVARARVVIELPLSVTGVAVPPRLFFGGVVRGESAMRRESQVGSAVRFEVTVSNRGQSLKTLGSAFLTLLWPHEISTGKWLLYPLHLELAAPSGQRVACSPPANPLRLALEPPGEADPAEAPTPGSWWVPAPGERRRNVTLDCAQGTARCLAFRCPLHSFERAAVLRARGRLWNGTFLEEYLAVTSVELIVRASVSVTSSIKNLVLKDASTQIPVSIYLDPEAAVAGGVPWWVILLAVLAGVLVLALLVFILWKCGFFKRSSRKSRYAANYYRARLGLQPSAADKQALEGER; encoded by the exons atGGCGGGGGCTCGGCGGCTGtggctgccctggctctgcctgcgGCTGCTGGCGAGCTCAGCCTTCAACCTGGATGCCACCAGCACCCTGCTGAAGGACGGCGACAAGGGCAGCCTCTTCGGCTTCGCCGTGGCTCTGCaccggcagctcagccccgaGCCGGCCGGCTG GTTGCTGGTGGGGGCTCCCCAGGCGCCGGCGCTGCCCAGCCAAGGTGCCAACCGGACCGGGGGGCTCTTCGCCTGCCCGCTGACCCCCGAGCTCTCCGACTGCTGGCGGGTGCCCATCGACGAGGGAG TGGACCTGCAGCGGGAGAGCAAGGAGAACCAGTGGCTGGGGGTGAGCGTGAAGAGCCAAGGTGCCGGCGGCAAGATTGTG ACCTGCGCCCACCTGTACGAGGCACGGCACCGGGTGCGGCAGCCCCTGGAGACGCGGGACGTGATCGGGCGCTGCTTCGTGCTGAGCCAGGACCTGCGGGTGCGGGACGAGCTGGACGGGGGCGAGTGGAAGTTCTGCGAGGGGCGGCCGCAGGGCCACGACCGCTTCGGCTCCTGCCAGCAGGGCCTGGCCGCTGCCTTCAGCCCCGACCACCATTACATCCTCTTCGGGGCCCCCGGCACCTACAACTGGAAGG GGAACCTGCGCGTGGAGCTGCTTAACCAGagctccctcgacctgctgcGCTATGACGACGGGCCCTACGAAGCCGGGGGCGAGAAGGACCAGGACCCCTCGCTCATCCCCGTGCCCGCCAACAGCTACTTCG GCTTCTCGGTGGACTCGGGCGCGGGGCTGACGCGGAGGCGGGAGCTGAGCTTCGTCACCGGAGCCCCCCGCGCCAACCACACCGGGGCCGTGGTCATCCTGCGCCGCGACAGTGCCAACCGCTTGGTGCCCGAGGCCGTGCTGCCCGGCCAGCAGCTCACCTCCGCCTTTGGCTACGCCGTCGCCGTGCTCGACCTCAACAGCGACGG CTGGATGGACCTGGTGGTGGGGGCCCCCCACTTTTTTGAGCGCAAGGAGGAGATCGGGGGGGCTGCCTACGTCTACATCAACCCAGCGGGGCGCTGGGACTCCGCCACCCCCCTCCGCCTCAACGGCACCCGCGGCTCCATGTTCGGCATCGCCCTCAGTGCCGCCGGGGACCTCAACCAGGACGGCTTCGAGG ACCTGGCCGTGGGAGCCCCCTTCGATGGCGCTGGCAAAGTCTACATCTACCACGGCAGCAACCTGGGCATCGTGGCAAAGCCGGCACAG GTCCTGGACGGGGAGGGCGTGGGGGTGACGGCCTTCGGGTACTCACTCTCGGGGGGGCTGGACGTGGATGGGAACCTCTACCCCGATCTGCTCGTCGGCTCCCTGTCCGACACCGTCGTGCTGTACAG GGCCCGGCCGGTCGTCCACGTCTCCAGGAAcgtctccctgctcccccccaaCATCGACCTGGAGCAGAGCAATTGCCAGCACCAGGAGGGCGTCTG CGTGGATGTCCGAGCCTGCTTCAGCTACACGGCCAGTCCCGCCAGCTACAGCCCCCGCCTCG TGCTGGAGTACGTGTTCGATGCCGACACGGACCGCCGGCGGCTGGGCCAGGCCCCCCGCGTCTCCTTCCTCGGCCGCCGTCCATCAGACCCCGAGCACCAGTTCTCCGACACGGTGGAGCTGCCCCGGCAGCACGCCCGTGCCTGCGTCAAAGCCACCTTCCAGCTCCAG GACAGCATCCGTGACAAGCTGCGCCCCATCGCTGTCACCCTCGCCTACGGCATCCAGGGAGCCGGGGCCAcgcggcagagccggggggctgcgcggcagagccggggggcCACCCTGCCGCCCCTGTCACCCGTgctcagcccccagcagcccagcagccacCGCACCGAG gtGCATTTCCTGAAGCAGGGCTGCGGGGACGACAAGATCTGCCAGAGCAACCTCCAGCTCCGCTTCCAGTTCTGCACCCGCCTGGGGGACGCCGAtttcctgcccctgcccag gggcGCGGACGGCACCGCTGTCTTCGCCATGAGCGACCAGAAGGACGTGGCCTTGGAGATCCACGTCACCAACCTGCCCTCGGACCCGGCGGAGCCGCAGCGGGACGGGGACGATGCCCACGAGGCCCTGCTCACCGCCACCTTCCCCCCCGAGCTGCCCTACTCCGCCCTGCGTCCCTACGACGGCCGGGCACCCTCG GACAAGCCGGTGCTGTGCCTCGCCAACCAGAACGGCTCGCAGGTGGCGTGCGAGCTGGGGAACCCCCTGAAACGCGGAGCCCAG gtGCGGTTCTTCCTCATCCTCAGCACCCTGGGCATCACCATCCAGACCACGGACCTGGCGGTGGAGCTGGCCCTGTCCAC GATCAGCGAGCAGCCGGGGCTGGAGCCGGTGGTGGCTCGCGCCCGCGTGGTCATCGAGCTGCCGCTCTCCGTGACGGG CGTGGCCGTGCCGCCCCGGCTCTTCTTCGGCGGGGTGGTGCGGGGGGAGAGCGCCATGCGGCGGGAGAGCCAGGTGGGCAGCGCCGTGCGCTTCGAGGTCACG GTCTCCAACCGGGGCCAGTCGCTGAAGACGCTGGGCTCGGCCTTCCTCACCCTCCTCTGGCCCCACGAGATCAGCACCGGGAAATGGCTGCTCTACCCCCTGCACCTGGAGCTGGCGGCTCCCTCGGGGCAGCGGGTGGCCTGTAGCCCCCCGGCCAACCCGCTGCGCCTGGCCCTG GAGCCGCCGGGGGAGGCTGACCCCGCCGAGGCACCCACCCCGGGGTCCTGGTGGGTGCCGGCGCCcggagagaggaggaggaacgTCACGCTg GACTGCGCCCAGGGCACCGCGCGCTGCCTGGCCTTCCGCTGCCCGCTGCACAGCTTCGAGCGCGCCGCCGTGCTGAGAGCCCGCGGGCGCCTCTGGAACGGGACCTTCCTGGAG GAGTACCTGGCCGTCACCTCGGTGGAGCTGATCGTGCGCGCCAGCGTCTCGGTGACCTCCTCCATCAAGAACCTGGTGCTGAAGGACGCCTCCACGCAG ATCCCCGTCTCCATCTACCTGGACCCCGAGGCGGCGGTGGCCGGCGGCGTGCCCTGGTGGGTCATCCTGCTGGCCGTGCTGGCCGGCGTCCTCGTCCTGGCCCTGCTCGTCTTCATCCTCTGGAAG TGCGGCTTCTTCAAGCGGAGCAGCCGAAAGTCCCGCTACGCCGCTAACTATTACCGGGCCCGCCTGGGCCTGCAGCCCTCCGCGGCGGACAAGCAGGCGCTGGAGGGCGAGCGGTAA